The stretch of DNA CGGTTTCGGGGCCGCCGTGCGGTCGAAAGCGTGCTTTACCTTCCGTTGGTCACGCCCGAAATCATTATGGGGATTTCGCTGCTGATCCTGTTCGGATTGGTCGGCTTCCCCCTTGGTATTGGGTCGGTCACGGTGGCGCACATCGCGTTCTGTATTTCCTTCGTGACGGTGGTCGTCGGGGCCCGGCTTCGGGGTATGGACCGCCACCTCGAGGAGGCGGCCATGATGTTGGGCGCCGATGAATGGGCCGCGTTTTGGAAAGTCACCGTGCCGCAGCTACTTCCCGGCATCGTGGCGGGGGCGTTGTTGGCCTTCACGATGTCGTTCGACGACTACGTCATTACCTCGTTTGTTTCGGGGACCGGGGCGGCCACCTTGCCGGTAGTGGTGTACGGGATGGTCAGGCGGAACATCGAACCCTCGATCAACGCCATCAGCACCATCATTATTGTGGTGACCTCGTTGTTGCTCTATCTGGCGGACCGGCTCCAGGCCGACCGAAAGCCGGTGTCGCAAGCGCCGCCGGCCTGAGCCGCAACCGGGTAAGGCTGCCGACATCGGTACGCCTGCAAGCGCCGGCAGCGCGATCGGACGCTAGGGTGGAAAACTGGCGCGCCGCGCGGGTGTAAGCACGCTGAAGTGGGGACCCCGCCGCTTGCGAGAGGGCGGCGCAGTTTTGGTGGGACTGGACCGGGGTCCGTTCTTGCTGAGGGAGCCAAACGAGGCGGGCGGGGCCTGGGGTTGCCCGGGGGGCTCCTCCTCGATAGGCGGAGGGCACCGAGGCGGGGATAAAGCGTTATTTTGCTTGAGACGCGGTGTTTGGGGAGTCGAAAGCACCGCCCGCCGCATACAATAAAGTTAGGCGCACAGACCTGGCAACACGACGCTCACGTAGGTCCACGTTCAAGTCGTTGTTGGCGGTATCACATTTGTCGCGGCCTGGCCGCTCCTGGTTGCCTTGGCCCTCTTGGCATTCGGTTCCTGACGAGCCCCCCGCTTTTCGTTCCACCCGCCGAGTGCCGAGTGCCGAGCGCCGAGTGCCGAGCCCAAATACCTTTACCCCGTGACCTTCACCCCCTCGAACCCCTGGCCCCGCCGCGAATTCCTCCGCCGGACCCTGGCCACCGGCACCGGACTGGCGGCCCTGAACCTTGCCGCCTGCGGAAAAACACCGCCCGACCAATCGGGCGCCGTCGACGGCGATCTCGGGCCGGTCGAGCCCGAGCTCAATCTGTACCTCTGGTCGGACTACGTCGCGGACCGGACGATCCCGGATTTTGAAACGGAGTTCAGGGTCAAGGTGACCCTCGACACCTTCGAGAGCAACGAAGAGATGATCGCCAAGCTCATGGCCGGGGCGAGCGGATACGATCTCATCCTTCCCACCAGCAACATCTTCGCGGCCCTGTTCGCCAACGACTTGATTGCCCCCCTCACCAAACGCTACCTGACCAATTGGGGGAACCTGTCGCCGTTGTTCGTCGATCCGCC from Gemmatimonadota bacterium encodes:
- a CDS encoding ABC transporter permease, giving the protein MRRVPRGVMVAAGLVYVFLHAPLVALMVFSFNDSKFAATWTGFTLEWYRRLFEREDILEGLRRSLVVGLVATAVATVFGTLIALALSRHRFRGRRAVESVLYLPLVTPEIIMGISLLILFGLVGFPLGIGSVTVAHIAFCISFVTVVVGARLRGMDRHLEEAAMMLGADEWAAFWKVTVPQLLPGIVAGALLAFTMSFDDYVITSFVSGTGAATLPVVVYGMVRRNIEPSINAISTIIIVVTSLLLYLADRLQADRKPVSQAPPA